A window of Methanobrevibacter sp. contains these coding sequences:
- the purL gene encoding phosphoribosylformylglycinamidine synthase subunit PurL, with translation MTLADSEIEYIEGILGRKMNELEEGMLDVMFSEHCSYKSSRPFLRAFPTEGENIILGPGDDAGLVSVTDKYALAVGMESHNHPSAIEPYGGAGTGIGGILRDIISMGAMPIALLDSLRFGPLEEDEKSRYLFEHVVKGISDYGNRVGVPTVAGEIEFDESFRTNPLVNVMCVGLVEKDKIVRAQAPNIGDVFLLMGGTTGRDGIHGVTFASEELTSDSETEDRPAVQVADPFTKKRVLEASLEILEKINVSGVKDLGGGGLTCCISELVDSSKNGALVDLRAIPLRETGMTPYEIMLSESQERMVFVINPDDVELAQQICDKHEITSSVIGEVIEGNNMIISDDGDEIANLPTILLADPPSIDRPIKEIPEDTEKIELKEPGVYQSLPKLLSSPNIASKEWVYKQYDHEVQVRTVVKPGDDAAVLRIDDETAIALTTDSNTIHTKLSPFDGAAGCVAEAIRNVISMGATPYAVVDCLNFGNPETPEILWQFKTAIEGMALVAENFNAPVISGNVSFYNETEGIKINPTPAVGVIGVENIKNIRTMDFKNEGDKIILIGKTYDELTGSEYHRCIHNLEKGTAPRIRIDEEVANGQTVLKLIDEDEDKNITAVHDVSAGGLAVALSEMVIKSGLGCEVELVDDELDKIQLLYSESHARYLLTVKADAVDDILSKIDVEAKVIGEVKGTSLNVNNHEFSFEDLNNAYHGVIEKYMA, from the coding sequence ATGACTTTAGCTGATTCTGAAATTGAATATATCGAAGGAATCCTCGGCAGGAAAATGAATGAACTTGAAGAAGGAATGCTTGACGTAATGTTTTCAGAACATTGTTCCTACAAAAGCAGCAGGCCATTTTTAAGGGCATTTCCAACCGAAGGGGAAAACATTATTTTAGGTCCCGGTGACGATGCGGGACTGGTATCAGTAACCGACAAATATGCACTTGCTGTAGGAATGGAATCCCACAACCACCCGTCAGCAATCGAACCTTATGGTGGAGCGGGAACCGGTATCGGTGGAATATTGAGGGATATCATTTCCATGGGCGCAATGCCGATAGCTCTTCTCGATTCACTTAGATTCGGACCTCTTGAAGAGGATGAAAAATCAAGATACCTGTTTGAACATGTAGTAAAGGGAATTTCCGATTACGGAAATCGTGTTGGAGTTCCGACCGTTGCAGGTGAAATAGAATTTGACGAATCCTTCAGAACAAATCCGTTAGTAAACGTAATGTGTGTCGGACTTGTCGAAAAGGATAAAATCGTACGTGCACAGGCTCCAAACATAGGCGACGTATTCCTTCTAATGGGAGGAACCACTGGAAGAGACGGAATTCACGGGGTAACATTCGCATCAGAGGAACTCACATCCGATTCAGAAACCGAAGACAGGCCTGCAGTACAGGTTGCAGATCCGTTCACCAAAAAAAGAGTGCTTGAAGCATCACTGGAAATACTTGAAAAAATCAATGTCAGCGGTGTTAAAGACCTTGGTGGAGGAGGCCTTACATGCTGCATTTCAGAGCTTGTGGATTCCTCTAAAAACGGAGCATTAGTGGACTTAAGGGCAATCCCTCTAAGGGAAACCGGAATGACTCCATATGAAATCATGCTTTCAGAGTCCCAGGAAAGGATGGTATTCGTCATAAACCCTGACGATGTCGAACTCGCTCAGCAAATCTGCGACAAGCATGAAATCACATCATCAGTAATCGGTGAGGTAATCGAAGGAAACAACATGATAATCTCTGATGATGGGGATGAAATCGCAAACCTTCCAACCATATTGCTTGCGGACCCTCCTTCAATCGACAGGCCTATTAAGGAAATACCTGAAGACACAGAAAAAATTGAACTGAAAGAGCCTGGCGTTTACCAGTCACTGCCTAAACTCCTATCAAGCCCTAACATAGCTTCCAAAGAATGGGTATACAAACAGTACGACCACGAGGTTCAGGTAAGGACAGTCGTAAAGCCTGGTGATGATGCAGCTGTTTTAAGAATAGATGATGAAACCGCAATTGCGCTTACAACCGATTCAAACACAATCCACACAAAACTCTCTCCATTTGACGGAGCTGCAGGATGTGTTGCAGAAGCTATCAGAAACGTTATTTCAATGGGTGCAACCCCTTACGCTGTGGTTGACTGTCTTAACTTCGGAAACCCTGAAACTCCTGAAATATTATGGCAATTCAAAACAGCAATTGAAGGAATGGCACTTGTTGCTGAAAACTTCAACGCACCTGTCATCAGCGGTAACGTAAGTTTCTACAATGAAACTGAAGGAATCAAAATCAATCCGACACCTGCTGTAGGTGTAATCGGTGTGGAAAACATCAAAAACATAAGAACCATGGACTTCAAGAACGAAGGTGACAAGATTATCCTGATAGGTAAGACCTATGATGAGCTCACAGGTTCTGAATACCACAGATGCATACACAACCTTGAAAAGGGAACAGCACCAAGAATAAGGATTGATGAAGAGGTGGCAAACGGTCAGACAGTCCTCAAGCTAATCGATGAGGATGAAGACAAAAACATCACTGCAGTCCACGACGTGTCTGCAGGAGGTCTTGCAGTTGCACTTTCCGAAATGGTCATCAAATCAGGTCTCGGATGTGAAGTGGAACTTGTCGACGATGAACTTGACAAAATCCAGCTTTTATACTCTGAAAGCCATGCAAGATATCTGTTAACCGTAAAGGCAGATGCCGTCGATGACATCTTATCAAAAATAGATGTTGAAGCAAAAGTCATTGGTGAGGTAAAAGGCACATCATTGAATGTAAACAATCATGAATTCAGTTTTGAAGATTTAAATAATGCTTATCATGGCGTTATTGAAAAGTATATGGCATAA
- the glp gene encoding gephyrin-like molybdotransferase Glp — protein MFLSKLDSVTNATKLIADHQKFTDTEEISIYDAHKRVLAEDIMAFHDSPPFDKSAMDGFALIAEDTFGAGQSAPKEFKIIDAIGAGDFSQKTVKNGEAIVIATGAPIPEGANAVLMKEYTTEDGDDLTIYSQVTPGENISPKSEDIKKGQKILDKNTFIRYQELGLIASAGYDRVKVYKKPNVKVIITGNELVEPTKEEIDKAKIINSNQFTIKAMIEDSGATCDIGHAGDSFEEVKQAILDASKEYDVIMTTGGTAISKGDVVLDVINEIGEILFHGVAMRPGKPAGAGVVNDKMIFTFSGQPVAAMSQFDVFARKYLFEMQGREFNFNVVSRVSQLKIPSQLGRTDFIRAYSDNEHAKHVLNRGSGIIRSMVEANSYIIIDENDEGYQKDDIVDVVFFDSLLW, from the coding sequence ATGTTCTTATCAAAATTGGATTCAGTTACAAATGCTACAAAGCTAATTGCAGATCATCAGAAATTCACTGACACCGAAGAGATATCCATTTATGATGCCCATAAAAGAGTATTGGCTGAAGACATAATGGCATTTCATGATTCACCGCCTTTTGATAAATCAGCAATGGACGGATTTGCACTGATTGCTGAAGATACATTCGGAGCAGGTCAGTCCGCACCTAAGGAATTTAAAATAATCGATGCAATCGGAGCCGGAGACTTCTCCCAAAAAACAGTCAAAAACGGTGAAGCCATTGTCATAGCCACAGGCGCACCAATTCCTGAAGGCGCTAATGCTGTGCTTATGAAGGAATACACTACTGAAGACGGGGACGATTTGACAATATACTCCCAGGTTACTCCTGGTGAAAACATTTCTCCGAAATCCGAAGACATCAAAAAGGGCCAGAAGATTTTGGATAAAAATACATTCATCAGATATCAGGAACTGGGACTTATAGCTTCAGCCGGATATGACAGGGTTAAGGTCTATAAGAAACCTAATGTCAAGGTTATCATAACCGGAAATGAGCTTGTGGAACCTACCAAGGAAGAGATAGACAAGGCTAAAATCATCAATTCAAATCAGTTCACAATCAAGGCGATGATTGAGGATTCAGGTGCAACATGCGATATTGGACATGCCGGAGATTCCTTTGAAGAGGTAAAACAGGCAATCCTTGATGCGTCAAAGGAATATGATGTAATCATGACCACCGGAGGAACAGCCATCAGTAAAGGTGACGTTGTACTGGACGTTATCAATGAAATTGGAGAAATATTGTTCCACGGAGTAGCCATGAGGCCGGGCAAGCCTGCAGGTGCCGGAGTTGTAAACGATAAAATGATATTTACATTCTCAGGTCAGCCTGTTGCTGCAATGTCTCAGTTTGATGTTTTTGCAAGAAAATACCTGTTTGAAATGCAGGGACGTGAATTCAACTTTAATGTTGTTTCAAGGGTATCACAGCTTAAGATACCTTCCCAGTTGGGTAGAACAGATTTCATACGTGCTTACAGTGATAATGAACATGCAAAGCATGTGCTCAATAGAGGTTCTGGTATAATTCGTTCAATGGTTGAGGCGAACAGCTATATCATCATAGACGAAAATGATGAAGGATATCAGAAGGATGATATAGTTGACGTAGTCTTTTTCGATTCACTACTTTGGTAG
- the dmpI gene encoding 4-oxalocrotonate tautomerase DmpI, translated as MPVISFDIGELTKEQKEILAKEFSESASRVTGLPIEMIYVLFNERKFDNVGVGGVLLSNQE; from the coding sequence ATGCCAGTTATAAGTTTTGATATAGGAGAATTAACAAAAGAGCAAAAAGAAATTTTAGCAAAAGAATTCAGCGAATCTGCTTCAAGAGTCACAGGCCTTCCGATAGAAATGATATATGTGCTGTTCAACGAAAGGAAATTTGACAATGTTGGAGTCGGTGGTGTTCTTTTAAGTAATCAGGAATAG
- a CDS encoding ferritin family protein, with protein MVKYEHEIGITKGTPVEKFVAGNFEGETNEVGIYLAMSRQASREGYGELAEVFKRLAWEEAEHAARFCEMNGIIKPTLKENIEWMMGGEKMANAEKREASEKAQEAGIETAADFFRESSKDEGRHYKILEGILERYF; from the coding sequence ATGGTTAAATACGAACATGAAATCGGAATTACAAAAGGAACCCCTGTAGAAAAATTCGTTGCAGGAAACTTTGAAGGAGAAACCAACGAAGTAGGTATCTACTTAGCCATGTCCAGACAAGCTTCCCGTGAAGGTTATGGGGAATTAGCTGAAGTATTCAAAAGATTAGCTTGGGAAGAAGCTGAACACGCTGCAAGATTCTGTGAAATGAACGGAATCATCAAACCAACCCTCAAAGAAAACATCGAATGGATGATGGGTGGAGAAAAAATGGCTAATGCAGAAAAAAGAGAAGCTTCCGAAAAAGCTCAGGAAGCAGGTATCGAAACTGCAGCTGATTTCTTCCGTGAAAGTTCCAAAGACGAAGGTCGTCACTACAAAATCCTAGAAGGAATCCTTGAAAGATACTTCTAA
- the ileS gene encoding isoleucine--tRNA ligase, with protein MPIEEAEKSYDHGKIEKKVQKFWKEEETFKKVNELREKGPRYSFLDGPPYCSGKIHLGTAWNKVIKDSYLRYKSMNGFSLRRQAGWDMHGLPIENKVEHLMDIQSKQDIEENIGIDKFVDKCREFAIENKIAMEKQFDQLGVWMDWDDPYMTLDPKYMESSWWTLKRANEQGLLVNDQRVISWCPHCGTALAAAEIEYEEKVDPSIFIKFPVTGEENTYFLVWTTTPWTLPANLAICVNPEFDYVYVSKDGETYIIAENLMEAVLGKQIKIHRTKIPAESEDEEDKVIEEEEVMYDIIKTVKGEDLVGMAYDYILADEIPKQMEFDSEIEKVHTILPGDHVELGEGTGLVHTAPGHGPDDFEVGQKFGLPIFCPVGEDGCFTQDAGKYDGKFTKEENDQIIEDLQTKNLMYRVETIEHRYGVCWRCKTPIIYRATKQWFLKVTDIKDKMLDEIDKVEWVPKWAGEGRFHDWVDNARDWTISRQRYWGIPIPIWECPDCGELKVIGSLDELKKESLNEINVSDSELIHRPYVDEVEVKCDKCGSTIKRIPDVLDVWIDSGVAGWASLYYPEEKEKFEDWFPYDFITEGHDQTRGWFYSQLGTGVISMGKSPYQKVLMHGFVLDENGNKMSKSLGNVVSPEEVIEKYGADVLRFYLLWASKPWDDLKFVWDELLNVNKMINILWNVYVFSTTYMSLDNFNPNEITQDDIILRAEDKWIVSRANSLIKGVAEDLDNLFFHKATRKIYDFILDDLSRWYVRLIRGRTWVESDDPDKLGAYYSLYTALVKLITVLCPIAPHVSEEIYENLVKGVNPEAPESIHMLDWEYDGEQIDEALEEKMDVVRQVIDASIRARDMAQYKLRWPVSDITVVSEDEDVLKAIDELNDIIKDQSNTKEVISASVFEKLSYNAKPNLKILGPKLKGDMGKVVKGLKTADGNEIKAELEANGTVTIEGIELNSEEVLFDSELPDDFVSSEFDGGNVFVNTNVTLEIRQEAMARELIRRIQDMRKDLDLDVEANINVDVETSAQFKDLIVPQSEIISHEVRAKSLIITDTEECSKDSKDYTKEWDIEGEKVIISIKN; from the coding sequence ATGCCAATAGAAGAGGCAGAAAAGTCATACGACCATGGAAAAATAGAAAAGAAAGTTCAGAAATTCTGGAAAGAAGAAGAAACTTTCAAAAAAGTAAACGAGCTTAGAGAAAAAGGTCCTAGATACTCATTTTTGGACGGACCACCATACTGCAGCGGAAAAATCCACTTAGGTACCGCCTGGAACAAGGTCATCAAGGACTCATACCTTAGATACAAGTCCATGAACGGATTCAGCCTAAGGCGTCAGGCAGGATGGGACATGCACGGGCTACCTATTGAAAACAAGGTGGAACACCTCATGGACATCCAATCCAAGCAGGACATTGAGGAAAACATTGGAATTGACAAATTTGTCGACAAATGCAGAGAATTTGCAATCGAAAACAAGATAGCTATGGAAAAGCAGTTCGACCAGCTTGGTGTTTGGATGGACTGGGACGACCCGTACATGACACTTGATCCAAAATACATGGAATCCTCATGGTGGACACTTAAAAGGGCAAACGAACAGGGATTACTTGTAAATGACCAGAGAGTAATCAGCTGGTGTCCTCACTGCGGAACCGCTCTGGCCGCAGCTGAAATAGAATATGAGGAAAAGGTTGACCCTTCCATATTCATCAAATTCCCGGTAACCGGCGAAGAGAATACCTATTTCCTGGTATGGACAACAACTCCATGGACACTACCTGCAAACCTTGCAATCTGTGTAAATCCTGAATTTGATTACGTTTACGTTTCAAAAGACGGTGAAACCTACATCATAGCCGAAAACCTCATGGAAGCGGTTTTAGGAAAACAAATCAAAATCCACAGAACCAAAATCCCTGCCGAATCTGAAGATGAAGAGGACAAAGTCATCGAAGAAGAAGAGGTAATGTATGACATCATTAAAACAGTAAAAGGTGAAGACCTCGTTGGAATGGCTTATGATTATATTTTAGCAGATGAAATTCCAAAACAGATGGAATTCGATTCAGAAATTGAAAAGGTTCACACAATCCTTCCTGGAGACCATGTAGAGCTCGGCGAAGGTACAGGTCTTGTACACACAGCACCAGGACACGGTCCGGACGACTTTGAAGTCGGTCAGAAATTCGGTCTTCCTATATTCTGTCCTGTTGGCGAAGACGGATGCTTCACACAGGATGCAGGTAAATACGACGGCAAGTTCACAAAAGAGGAAAACGACCAGATCATTGAAGACCTCCAGACCAAAAACCTCATGTACAGGGTAGAAACCATTGAGCACAGATACGGTGTGTGCTGGAGATGCAAAACCCCTATCATATACAGGGCAACCAAACAGTGGTTTTTAAAAGTGACTGACATCAAGGACAAAATGCTTGATGAAATCGACAAGGTTGAATGGGTACCTAAATGGGCCGGAGAAGGAAGGTTCCATGACTGGGTTGACAACGCACGTGACTGGACAATTTCCAGACAAAGATACTGGGGTATACCTATTCCTATATGGGAATGTCCTGACTGCGGAGAGCTTAAGGTAATAGGTTCTCTCGACGAGCTTAAAAAAGAATCCTTAAACGAAATCAACGTTTCAGATTCCGAACTTATCCACAGGCCGTATGTTGATGAAGTTGAAGTCAAATGTGACAAATGCGGCTCTACAATCAAAAGAATTCCTGATGTGCTGGACGTATGGATCGATTCCGGTGTAGCCGGATGGGCATCACTCTACTATCCTGAAGAAAAGGAAAAATTCGAAGACTGGTTCCCATATGACTTCATTACAGAAGGCCACGACCAGACAAGAGGATGGTTCTACTCACAACTTGGTACAGGAGTAATTTCAATGGGTAAAAGTCCATATCAAAAAGTATTGATGCACGGTTTTGTTCTCGATGAAAACGGAAACAAGATGTCCAAATCTCTAGGTAATGTTGTATCTCCTGAAGAAGTAATTGAAAAGTACGGGGCGGATGTTTTAAGATTCTACCTGTTATGGGCTTCAAAACCATGGGATGACCTCAAATTCGTTTGGGATGAACTTCTAAACGTCAACAAAATGATTAACATTTTATGGAACGTATATGTGTTCTCAACAACTTACATGTCTCTGGACAACTTCAATCCTAATGAAATCACACAGGATGACATAATTTTAAGGGCTGAAGACAAATGGATTGTATCCAGAGCAAATTCACTGATTAAAGGCGTTGCAGAAGACCTTGACAATCTCTTCTTCCACAAGGCAACAAGAAAAATATATGACTTCATACTTGATGATTTGAGCCGCTGGTATGTAAGGCTCATCCGTGGAAGGACCTGGGTTGAAAGCGATGACCCTGACAAGTTAGGTGCTTATTACAGCCTGTACACAGCACTTGTCAAACTTATTACAGTATTATGTCCTATAGCTCCTCATGTATCAGAGGAAATCTATGAAAACCTTGTAAAAGGAGTAAACCCTGAAGCTCCTGAAAGCATTCACATGCTCGACTGGGAATATGACGGCGAACAGATTGATGAAGCTCTTGAAGAAAAAATGGATGTTGTCCGTCAGGTAATCGACGCATCAATAAGGGCACGTGATATGGCACAGTACAAACTCAGATGGCCGGTATCAGACATTACCGTAGTGTCAGAAGATGAAGATGTTCTCAAAGCCATCGACGAGTTGAATGACATCATCAAAGATCAGTCAAATACCAAAGAAGTCATAAGCGCAAGCGTATTTGAAAAATTATCATACAATGCAAAACCTAACCTCAAGATATTGGGTCCAAAACTCAAAGGAGACATGGGCAAGGTAGTTAAAGGTTTAAAAACAGCTGACGGAAATGAAATCAAAGCTGAACTGGAAGCAAACGGAACAGTAACAATCGAAGGAATTGAACTGAACTCAGAAGAAGTACTGTTCGATTCAGAACTTCCGGATGACTTCGTATCCTCCGAATTCGACGGCGGAAACGTATTTGTAAATACTAATGTTACTCTGGAAATCAGACAGGAAGCTATGGCCCGTGAACTGATAAGAAGAATTCAGGACATGAGAAAAGACCTTGATTTGGATGTGGAAGCAAACATCAATGTCGACGTTGAAACTTCAGCACAGTTCAAGGACCTTATCGTACCTCAATCAGAAATCATATCTCATGAGGTCAGAGCAAAAAGCCTGATTATAACCGATACAGAAGAATGCAGTAAAGATTCTAAAGATTATACTAAAGAATGGGATATTGAAGGTGAAAAAGTAATTATTTCAATTAAAAATTAG
- a CDS encoding site-2 protease family protein, producing the protein MNGIYYYLIAFAVIWILAGIFHERLSNHGFEINFPVIMWKTQRLRGLISRINNLSPRFWRWFMNLGIVVAFGAMIFITWTLVSSLPSVFETPAVSIVIPGVEMPGSSIYIPFVYGLIGLATVLIVHEFSHGVQAVGEKISIKSIGLLLFAIIPGAFVEPDEDELKEAKRTSRLRVYAAGSVANISLALIALLLVSLFSAGIPAFFAEDGIAVDRVVTDSPSDGILKEGMILKSVDNHQITNSTDYIDIVSSYKPGDNVTVQTDQGSYTLTLDKNPNNDSRGFFGIQAVKHFEMINDSLGPLPWILFELVEMFQWIAMLNLGIGLFNLLPIKPLDGGYMLEILLSYKLSEEHYKPIVNALSVVMAMIIVFSLVAGFI; encoded by the coding sequence ATGAATGGGATTTATTATTATTTGATAGCTTTTGCTGTCATCTGGATATTGGCAGGAATATTTCATGAAAGGTTGTCCAATCACGGATTTGAAATAAACTTTCCCGTGATAATGTGGAAAACCCAAAGGTTAAGGGGTCTGATATCCAGAATCAATAACCTTTCACCAAGATTCTGGCGATGGTTCATGAATCTTGGAATTGTTGTAGCCTTCGGGGCTATGATATTTATTACATGGACGCTGGTCTCATCACTGCCGTCAGTATTCGAGACACCTGCTGTTTCCATTGTCATTCCAGGTGTGGAAATGCCCGGATCATCTATTTATATCCCGTTCGTTTACGGACTGATAGGTCTGGCTACAGTCTTAATAGTTCATGAATTTTCCCATGGGGTGCAGGCTGTAGGAGAGAAAATATCCATAAAATCTATAGGTTTACTGCTGTTTGCAATTATTCCGGGTGCATTTGTAGAGCCTGATGAGGATGAACTCAAGGAAGCTAAAAGAACTTCAAGATTAAGGGTTTATGCGGCAGGTTCTGTTGCCAATATTTCCTTAGCCCTTATAGCACTGCTTCTCGTATCATTATTTTCAGCAGGAATTCCGGCATTCTTTGCAGAAGACGGAATAGCCGTTGACAGAGTCGTTACAGATTCACCTTCCGACGGTATTCTAAAAGAGGGAATGATTTTGAAATCTGTCGATAATCATCAGATAACTAATTCTACAGATTATATTGATATTGTAAGTTCATATAAGCCCGGTGATAATGTAACCGTTCAAACAGACCAGGGCAGCTATACTTTAACCTTGGATAAAAATCCAAATAATGATTCAAGAGGATTTTTCGGAATTCAGGCAGTTAAACATTTTGAGATGATTAATGACAGTTTGGGTCCTCTTCCATGGATTTTGTTCGAGCTTGTTGAAATGTTCCAGTGGATAGCAATGCTTAACCTGGGAATCGGACTGTTCAATCTGCTTCCGATTAAACCATTGGACGGCGGATATATGCTCGAAATACTTTTAAGTTATAAATTGTCTGAAGAGCATTATAAACCAATTGTCAATGCGTTGTCTGTTGTAATGGCAATGATAATAGTATTCAGCCTTGTTGCTGGATTCATTTAA
- a CDS encoding FprA family A-type flavoprotein, which translates to MKANAQKIADGVYWIGVLDWDLRTYHGYTLDGTTYNAYLVFGEDKVALIDNAYPGKTKEMMARIDDAFAQEGKEVKVDYIIQNHVEKDHSGVLVDLHKRFPEAPIYCTEIAVKGLLKHYPALEGAEFITVGTGDSLDVGGRTLAFLDAFLLHWPDSMFTLLADETGILFPNDAFGQHLCFTKRFSDEIPENVLMDAAQKFYANLITPLSKLVLKKLNEVVELGLLDQIKMIAPSHGQIWTDPMQIIGAYQNWATGVCEDKITIIYDTMHYSTQQMAHEIAEGAMSEGYDVEIFFLHEDERSEIVKSILTSKGIAVGDPTINDVPYPSIGDIMYYLKGLLFNRTGIERKAVTFGSMGGRGGAPAKLAEELGNCGFDIVDTQEIYFVPTADEDEASYELGKKLAQACKEL; encoded by the coding sequence ATGAAAGCTAATGCTCAAAAAATAGCTGATGGAGTATACTGGATCGGTGTACTCGATTGGGACTTAAGAACATACCACGGTTACACCTTAGACGGAACAACCTACAACGCATATTTAGTATTTGGAGAAGACAAAGTAGCACTTATTGATAACGCTTATCCTGGTAAAACCAAAGAAATGATGGCACGTATCGACGATGCTTTCGCTCAAGAAGGAAAAGAAGTTAAAGTTGACTACATTATTCAAAACCACGTTGAAAAAGATCACTCTGGTGTTTTAGTGGACTTACACAAAAGATTCCCTGAAGCACCAATTTACTGTACCGAAATCGCAGTGAAAGGTTTATTAAAACACTACCCTGCACTTGAAGGAGCAGAATTCATCACTGTAGGAACCGGAGATTCATTAGATGTTGGCGGAAGAACCTTAGCATTCTTAGATGCATTCCTCCTACACTGGCCTGACAGCATGTTTACATTGCTTGCTGATGAAACCGGTATCTTATTCCCTAACGACGCATTCGGTCAGCACTTATGTTTCACCAAAAGATTCTCAGATGAAATCCCTGAAAACGTGTTAATGGATGCAGCTCAGAAATTCTACGCAAACTTAATTACACCACTTTCCAAATTAGTTCTCAAAAAACTAAATGAAGTAGTCGAATTAGGTTTACTTGATCAAATCAAAATGATTGCACCATCCCACGGTCAAATCTGGACCGACCCAATGCAAATTATCGGAGCTTACCAGAACTGGGCTACCGGTGTATGTGAAGACAAAATCACAATCATCTATGACACCATGCACTACTCAACCCAGCAAATGGCTCATGAAATTGCTGAAGGTGCAATGTCTGAAGGATATGATGTGGAAATCTTCTTCTTGCACGAAGATGAAAGATCCGAAATCGTCAAAAGTATCCTAACCAGTAAAGGAATTGCTGTTGGAGACCCTACAATCAACGATGTGCCATACCCAAGTATCGGGGACATCATGTACTACCTTAAAGGATTACTCTTCAACAGAACAGGTATTGAAAGAAAAGCAGTTACCTTCGGTTCCATGGGCGGAAGAGGAGGAGCTCCTGCAAAACTCGCTGAAGAATTAGGAAACTGCGGATTCGATATTGTTGACACTCAGGAAATCTACTTTGTACCAACCGCTGATGAAGATGAAGCAAGCTACGAGTTAGGTAAAAAATTAGCTCAGGCATGTAAAGAATTATAA
- a CDS encoding helix-turn-helix domain-containing protein — MTSKKLNIKTYITINMTLNPKKLAYYEKKYERNPLEDTLKFMSNKWTLHVLRDLFLGKSHFNEFKVNRPSLDNKALSRCLKTMQDNGLIYKTNEGNDPKNTQYFLTKKGRSLNKVFYELLLFALETDVDNEHYSEYEKKELKEMYKEILDLK, encoded by the coding sequence ATGACATCTAAAAAACTTAATATTAAAACATATATAACAATAAACATGACTTTAAATCCAAAAAAACTTGCATATTACGAAAAAAAGTATGAACGAAACCCACTGGAAGACACTCTCAAATTCATGAGCAACAAATGGACACTGCATGTTTTAAGAGACCTATTTTTAGGAAAAAGCCATTTCAATGAATTTAAAGTCAACAGACCCTCACTGGACAACAAGGCACTGTCAAGATGCCTTAAGACAATGCAGGATAATGGTCTTATTTACAAGACAAATGAGGGCAATGATCCAAAAAATACCCAATATTTCCTAACCAAAAAGGGAAGGTCACTGAATAAGGTATTCTATGAACTGTTACTGTTTGCTCTTGAAACGGATGTCGACAACGAACATTATTCGGAATATGAAAAAAAAGAATTGAAAGAAATGTATAAGGAAATATTGGATTTAAAATGA